From Amycolatopsis sp. cg9, one genomic window encodes:
- a CDS encoding type I polyketide synthase, with the protein MTNEQKLLDYLKRATGDLREARGRVRELEDRAHEPIAVVGMSCRYPGGVTSPEDLWTLVDEGRDAVTEFPADRGWDLSKLYDPSSAPGTSYVRHGGFLDDVAGFDAALFDLSPREATAMDPQQRLLLEAAWEAFERAGIAPDSVRGSRTGVFAGTNGQDYGPRLHEAPADVEGHLLTGLAASVLSGRIAYAFGLEGPALTVDTACSASLVAVHLAIRSLRAGESTLALAAGVSVMSTPGGFVEFSRQRGLAPDGRCKSFGAGADGTGWAEGVGVLVLERLSDAQANGHDVLAVLAGSAVNSDGASNGLTAPSGPAQQRVIRAALADARLVPSDVDAVEAHGTGTVLGDPIEAQALLATYGQDRSTPLWLGSLKSNIGHAQAAAGIGGIIKTVLALQAEKLPRTLHADERSPHVDWTSGSVSLLTSPQPWPAGDRPRRAGVSSFGVSGTNAHVIVEERPNVALVASDAPNVAFGASDAPNATLGRLGPWLVAARSGTALRAQAVRLSAVEPSVDVAFSLATTRAQLEHRAVVVGELPAGLAALAAGLPAAGLVQGKARAETKLAFLCTGQGAQRPGMGRELHAAFPVFAAAFDAVCAEIDACWDGAPPLKDVVFAEVDTLLDRTDYAQAGLFAVEVALARLVESWGIRPDVVAGHSLGEITAAHLAGVLSLADAATLVAARGRLMAAVPAGGAMAAIEAGEAELALPPGVDLAAVNGPSAVVVSGPEDAVAEVVAHWADRGRRTWRLTTSHAFHSAAMDPVLEPLADTLRALDFRAPAVPLVSTRTGQATGMSTVDYWTAQVREPVRFADAVATLAGQEVTAYLELGPDGVLTALARGLTDAVTAVALRPDRDEPATLLTAVATLHTHGVPVDWAAFFTGARRTGLPTYAFQHERYWLTADGRAPARTRPAVPVPGGSLTDLVRAQAAAVLGHPEALDADRAFADLGFDSLTAVELSSRLGAATGLSLPATLVFDHPTPAALAAWLAGGTATEAPVAHAGSADPIVVVGMGCRYPGGVASPAQLWDLVLTGTDAIGPFPADRGWDVDALHDPEPGRPGKTYVRHGGFLADAAGFDAAFFGLSPREALAMDPQQRLLLEVAWETFEHAGIDPHSVRGDAVGVFAGTASQDYGPPLHEAPEHVGGNLGTGTAASVLSGRIAYTFGFEGPTLTVDTACSSSLVALHLAAQSLRAGECALALAGGVTVMASPGAFVEFSRQRGLAPDGRIKSFSDTADGTAWAEGAGMLLLERLSDARRLGHPVLAVVAGSAVNSDGASNGLTAPNGPSQQRVIRQALANAGLSASDVDAVEAHGTGTVLGDPIEAQAVLATYGQDRPSPLWLGSLKSNIGHAQAASGVGGVIKMIEAMRHGVLPRTLHLDTPSAKVDWTAGSVALLTGTTPWPETGVRRAAVSSFGVSGTNAHVILEQPADTPAPAEFTGPAPWLLSARTETALRAQAERLLAVDADPVEVARVLASGRTAFAHRAVVMPADRAAGLAAVRDGRGAITGVAERGKTAFLFTGQGSQRAGMGRELYGEYPAFAAAFDAACPDPRVREVVFAGGPELDGTEYAQQGIFAVEVALVRLLETWGVRPDAVLGHSVGEIAAAHVAGILTLGDAVTLVAARGRLMQALPEGGVMIAVQAAEADVLPLPDGVSLAAVNGPDAVVLSGEATAVAEVAARFAKTKRLATSHAFHSPLMAPMLPGFRATLGTLSFAAPELPFVPTGGTGPETAEYWAGQVEATVRFADGVEALRAEGVTTFVEIGPDAVLSALVEGAVPVLRADRSEPETLLTALARLHVRGVSPQWASVLGSATTRVDLPTYPFERERYWLAPGTPPAADPAGARFWAAVRDGDGTGLAETLGVERSTVDAVLPALARWRGEADGGTTDWRYRVAWQPVGTAAALEGWWLAVVPEGGDVRLPEGVTVLEVPAGIGRAELAARLPETDGVLSYLTDAADVLVLVQALGDAGREAPLWCVTRNAVQVEPGEPVDPAAAGIWGLGRVVGLEHPHRWGGCVDLAGDADLVLGGPEDQIAVRPSGVFGRRLVRVAGARKVREWRPRGTVLITGGTGALGGHVARRLAADGAEHLVLTGRRGLAAPGLVEDLTALGARVTVRACDVADRDALAALLAEFPPAAVIHAAGAADPEYLAETSVAEFERVRSAKVRGAAHLDELLGDTPLDAFVLFSSIAATWGSGGQGAYSAANAALDAVAGARRARGLTATSVAWGPWAGPGLAEGEAGVQMARRGVPGLPPERAVAELVAAIERDEPAVVVADVDWTRFVPAFTAQRPSPLLGELPEVREVLALEPASGGAVAEILGTAEGPELDRLLLDIVRGEIAVVLGHATPESVDVRQPLRDLGLDSLASVELRNGLSRATGLSLPSTLVFDHPTAEALAAHLRTRVEPAATGLAEELDRLEAGLTAAGPADRGRALARLEVLLAQWREDRESIAERLDSADDDEMFRLLDTEFGIS; encoded by the coding sequence GTGACGAACGAACAGAAGCTCCTCGACTACCTCAAGCGCGCCACCGGCGACCTGCGCGAAGCCCGCGGCCGGGTCCGGGAGCTCGAGGACCGCGCGCACGAGCCGATCGCCGTCGTCGGGATGAGCTGCCGGTACCCCGGCGGCGTCACCTCGCCCGAAGACCTGTGGACGCTGGTCGACGAGGGCCGCGACGCCGTGACCGAGTTCCCGGCGGACCGCGGCTGGGACCTTTCGAAGCTCTACGACCCGTCGTCCGCGCCCGGCACGAGCTACGTCCGGCACGGCGGTTTCCTCGACGACGTCGCCGGGTTCGACGCCGCGCTGTTCGACCTCAGCCCGCGCGAAGCCACGGCGATGGACCCGCAGCAGCGCCTGCTGCTCGAAGCCGCGTGGGAGGCGTTCGAACGGGCCGGCATCGCGCCGGATTCCGTGCGCGGCAGCCGCACCGGCGTGTTCGCGGGCACCAACGGCCAGGACTACGGGCCGCGGCTGCACGAAGCTCCCGCCGACGTCGAAGGGCACCTGCTGACCGGGCTCGCCGCCAGTGTCCTTTCCGGACGGATCGCGTACGCGTTCGGCCTCGAAGGCCCGGCGCTCACGGTGGACACCGCGTGCTCGGCGTCGCTCGTCGCGGTGCACCTGGCGATCCGGTCGCTGCGCGCGGGCGAGAGCACCCTCGCGCTGGCGGCCGGCGTGTCGGTGATGAGCACGCCGGGCGGGTTCGTCGAGTTCAGCCGCCAGCGCGGGCTCGCCCCGGACGGCCGCTGCAAGTCCTTCGGCGCCGGTGCGGACGGCACCGGCTGGGCCGAGGGCGTCGGCGTCCTGGTGCTGGAACGCCTTTCCGACGCGCAGGCCAACGGTCACGACGTCCTCGCCGTGCTGGCCGGGTCGGCGGTCAACTCCGACGGCGCGTCCAACGGCCTCACCGCGCCCAGCGGTCCCGCGCAGCAGCGGGTCATCCGGGCGGCGCTGGCCGACGCCCGGCTCGTCCCGTCCGATGTGGACGCCGTCGAAGCGCACGGCACCGGCACCGTGCTGGGCGACCCGATCGAGGCGCAGGCGCTGCTGGCCACCTACGGCCAGGACCGCTCGACGCCGTTGTGGCTGGGGTCGCTCAAGTCCAACATCGGGCACGCCCAGGCCGCGGCCGGGATCGGCGGGATCATCAAGACGGTCCTCGCGCTCCAGGCGGAGAAGCTGCCGCGCACCCTGCACGCCGACGAGCGCTCGCCGCACGTCGACTGGACGTCCGGTTCGGTCTCCCTGCTCACTTCGCCCCAGCCGTGGCCCGCCGGGGACCGCCCGCGCCGCGCCGGGGTCTCGTCGTTCGGGGTCAGCGGCACGAACGCGCACGTCATCGTCGAGGAGCGCCCCAATGTGGCGTTGGTTGCGTCTGACGCACCCAATGTGGCGTTCGGTGCGTCTGACGCACCGAACGCCACATTGGGGCGCTTGGGGCCGTGGCTGGTGGCGGCTCGCAGTGGAACTGCGTTGCGGGCGCAGGCGGTTCGGCTGAGTGCGGTCGAGCCGAGTGTCGACGTCGCGTTTTCGCTGGCCACGACCCGTGCGCAGCTGGAGCACCGGGCCGTCGTGGTCGGTGAGCTGCCCGCCGGGCTGGCCGCGCTGGCCGCGGGCCTGCCCGCCGCCGGGCTCGTCCAGGGCAAGGCCCGCGCCGAGACCAAGCTCGCCTTCCTCTGCACCGGCCAGGGCGCCCAGCGGCCCGGCATGGGCCGCGAGCTGCACGCCGCCTTCCCGGTGTTCGCCGCCGCGTTCGACGCCGTCTGCGCGGAGATCGACGCGTGCTGGGACGGCGCGCCGCCGCTCAAGGACGTCGTCTTCGCCGAGGTCGACACGCTGCTCGACCGCACGGACTACGCGCAGGCCGGGCTGTTCGCGGTCGAGGTCGCGCTCGCCCGGCTCGTCGAGTCGTGGGGCATCCGGCCGGACGTCGTCGCCGGGCACTCGCTCGGCGAGATCACCGCCGCCCACCTGGCCGGGGTGCTCTCCCTCGCCGACGCGGCCACGCTGGTCGCCGCCCGCGGGCGGCTGATGGCGGCGGTGCCCGCGGGCGGGGCCATGGCCGCGATCGAGGCCGGCGAAGCCGAACTCGCGCTGCCGCCGGGGGTCGACCTGGCCGCCGTCAACGGCCCTTCCGCGGTCGTCGTCTCCGGTCCGGAAGACGCCGTTGCGGAAGTCGTGGCGCACTGGGCGGACCGGGGACGCCGGACCTGGCGGCTCACGACGAGCCACGCGTTCCACTCCGCCGCGATGGACCCGGTCCTCGAACCGCTGGCGGACACCCTGCGGGCATTGGACTTCCGGGCACCGGCCGTGCCGCTGGTGTCCACCCGCACCGGGCAGGCCACCGGCATGTCCACAGTGGACTACTGGACCGCGCAGGTCCGGGAGCCGGTCCGGTTCGCCGACGCCGTCGCGACGCTGGCCGGCCAAGAGGTCACGGCGTACCTGGAACTCGGCCCCGACGGCGTGCTCACCGCGCTCGCCCGCGGCCTCACCGACGCCGTGACCGCAGTCGCGCTGCGCCCGGACCGAGACGAGCCGGCCACCCTGCTGACGGCGGTCGCCACCCTGCACACCCACGGTGTCCCGGTCGACTGGGCCGCGTTCTTCACCGGCGCGCGCCGCACCGGCCTGCCGACCTACGCTTTCCAGCACGAGCGTTACTGGCTCACCGCCGACGGCCGCGCACCGGCCCGCACCCGCCCGGCGGTGCCCGTGCCCGGCGGCAGCCTGACGGACCTGGTGCGCGCGCAGGCCGCCGCGGTGCTGGGCCACCCCGAAGCCCTCGACGCCGACCGCGCGTTCGCCGACCTGGGCTTCGACTCGCTGACCGCCGTCGAACTCAGCTCCCGGCTGGGTGCGGCGACCGGGCTGTCGCTGCCCGCCACGCTCGTCTTCGACCACCCGACCCCGGCCGCGCTCGCCGCGTGGCTCGCGGGCGGGACGGCCACCGAAGCGCCGGTCGCGCACGCGGGTTCGGCCGACCCGATCGTCGTCGTCGGCATGGGCTGCCGCTACCCGGGCGGCGTCGCGTCCCCGGCCCAGCTGTGGGACCTCGTGCTGACCGGCACCGACGCCATCGGCCCGTTCCCCGCCGACCGCGGCTGGGACGTCGACGCGCTGCACGACCCGGAACCCGGCCGGCCGGGCAAGACCTACGTCCGGCACGGGGGTTTCCTCGCCGACGCCGCGGGGTTCGACGCCGCCTTCTTCGGACTCAGCCCCCGCGAAGCGCTGGCGATGGACCCGCAGCAGCGGCTGCTCCTGGAAGTCGCCTGGGAGACGTTCGAGCACGCGGGCATCGACCCGCACTCGGTCCGGGGCGACGCCGTCGGCGTGTTCGCCGGTACCGCGTCCCAGGACTACGGCCCGCCGCTGCACGAGGCCCCCGAGCACGTCGGCGGCAACCTCGGCACCGGCACCGCGGCCAGTGTCCTTTCCGGACGGATCGCCTACACGTTCGGCTTCGAAGGGCCGACGCTGACCGTCGACACGGCGTGTTCGTCGTCCCTGGTCGCGCTGCACCTCGCGGCGCAGTCGCTGCGGGCGGGCGAGTGCGCGCTCGCACTGGCCGGCGGGGTCACGGTCATGGCGAGCCCCGGCGCGTTCGTCGAGTTCAGCCGGCAGCGCGGGCTCGCCCCGGACGGCCGGATCAAGTCCTTTTCGGACACCGCGGACGGCACGGCCTGGGCCGAGGGCGCCGGGATGCTGCTTCTGGAAAGGCTTTCGGACGCGCGGCGGCTCGGGCACCCGGTGCTGGCCGTGGTCGCCGGGTCGGCGGTCAACTCCGACGGCGCGTCCAACGGGTTGACGGCGCCGAACGGGCCGTCGCAGCAGCGGGTGATCCGGCAGGCGCTGGCCAACGCCGGACTGTCCGCTTCGGACGTCGACGCCGTCGAAGCCCACGGCACCGGCACGGTCCTGGGTGACCCGATCGAGGCGCAGGCCGTCCTCGCCACCTACGGCCAGGACCGGCCGTCGCCGCTGTGGCTCGGGTCGCTCAAGTCCAACATCGGGCACGCGCAGGCCGCGTCCGGGGTCGGCGGGGTCATCAAGATGATCGAGGCCATGCGCCACGGCGTCCTGCCGCGGACGCTGCACCTCGACACCCCGTCGGCCAAAGTGGACTGGACGGCGGGTTCGGTCGCGCTGCTGACCGGCACCACGCCGTGGCCGGAGACCGGCGTCCGGCGCGCCGCCGTGTCGTCGTTCGGCGTCAGCGGCACGAACGCCCACGTGATCCTCGAACAACCGGCGGACACCCCCGCCCCGGCGGAGTTCACCGGGCCGGCGCCGTGGCTGCTGTCGGCGCGCACCGAAACGGCGTTGCGCGCGCAGGCCGAACGCCTGCTCGCGGTCGACGCCGACCCGGTGGAAGTCGCGCGGGTGCTCGCTTCCGGGCGGACCGCGTTCGCGCACCGCGCGGTGGTCATGCCGGCCGACCGCGCCGCCGGGCTCGCCGCGGTCCGCGACGGCCGCGGCGCGATCACCGGGGTCGCCGAGCGCGGCAAGACGGCGTTCCTGTTCACCGGCCAGGGATCCCAGCGGGCCGGGATGGGCCGTGAGCTGTACGGGGAATACCCGGCGTTCGCGGCCGCGTTCGACGCCGCGTGCCCCGACCCGCGAGTGCGGGAGGTCGTCTTCGCGGGTGGCCCCGAACTCGACGGCACCGAGTACGCGCAGCAGGGCATCTTCGCGGTCGAGGTCGCGCTCGTGCGGCTCCTCGAAACGTGGGGGGTCCGGCCGGACGCCGTGCTGGGCCACTCGGTCGGCGAGATCGCCGCCGCCCACGTCGCCGGGATCCTGACGCTCGGCGACGCGGTCACGCTGGTCGCCGCGCGCGGCCGGCTGATGCAGGCGTTGCCCGAGGGCGGCGTGATGATCGCGGTGCAGGCGGCCGAAGCGGACGTCCTGCCGCTGCCGGACGGCGTGTCGCTGGCGGCGGTCAACGGTCCGGACGCGGTGGTGCTGTCCGGGGAGGCGACCGCGGTCGCGGAGGTGGCCGCGCGGTTCGCCAAGACCAAGCGGCTCGCCACGAGCCACGCGTTCCACTCGCCGTTGATGGCGCCGATGCTGCCGGGCTTCCGCGCGACACTGGGAACGCTTTCCTTCGCGGCGCCGGAGTTGCCCTTCGTCCCCACCGGCGGGACCGGCCCGGAGACCGCGGAGTACTGGGCCGGGCAGGTCGAAGCCACCGTCCGGTTCGCCGACGGTGTCGAGGCTTTGCGTGCAGAAGGCGTCACGACGTTCGTCGAGATCGGCCCGGACGCCGTGCTGTCCGCGCTGGTCGAGGGGGCGGTGCCGGTGCTGCGCGCGGACCGGTCCGAACCGGAGACGTTGCTCACCGCGCTGGCCCGGCTGCACGTCCGCGGCGTCAGTCCACAGTGGGCATCGGTGCTCGGCTCGGCGACCACGCGGGTCGACCTGCCGACGTACCCCTTCGAGCGCGAGCGCTACTGGCTCGCCCCGGGCACGCCCCCGGCGGCCGACCCGGCGGGCGCCCGGTTCTGGGCCGCCGTCCGCGACGGTGACGGCACCGGGCTGGCCGAAACCCTCGGCGTCGAACGCTCCACTGTGGACGCGGTGCTGCCCGCGCTGGCCCGCTGGCGCGGCGAGGCCGACGGCGGGACCACGGACTGGCGCTACCGCGTGGCCTGGCAGCCGGTCGGCACCGCGGCCGCGCTCGAAGGCTGGTGGCTCGCGGTCGTCCCCGAAGGCGGCGACGTGCGGCTCCCCGAAGGCGTCACGGTGCTGGAGGTGCCCGCCGGGATCGGCCGCGCGGAGCTCGCGGCCCGGCTGCCGGAAACCGACGGCGTGCTGTCCTACCTCACCGACGCCGCCGACGTCCTCGTGCTCGTCCAGGCCCTCGGGGACGCGGGCCGGGAAGCACCGCTGTGGTGCGTCACGCGCAACGCCGTCCAGGTCGAGCCGGGCGAGCCGGTGGACCCCGCCGCGGCCGGGATCTGGGGTCTCGGCCGCGTCGTGGGGCTGGAGCACCCGCACCGCTGGGGCGGGTGCGTCGACCTCGCCGGCGACGCCGACCTGGTCCTCGGCGGGCCCGAAGACCAGATCGCGGTGCGGCCGTCCGGGGTGTTCGGCCGGCGGCTGGTGCGCGTGGCCGGCGCGCGGAAGGTCCGCGAGTGGCGGCCGCGCGGCACGGTGCTGATCACCGGCGGCACCGGCGCGCTCGGCGGGCACGTGGCCCGGCGCCTGGCCGCCGACGGCGCCGAGCACCTGGTGCTGACCGGCCGTCGCGGCCTGGCCGCCCCCGGGCTGGTCGAGGACCTGACCGCGCTCGGCGCGCGGGTGACGGTCCGGGCGTGCGACGTCGCCGACCGGGACGCGCTGGCCGCGCTGCTGGCCGAGTTCCCGCCGGCCGCGGTGATCCACGCCGCCGGCGCGGCCGATCCCGAGTACCTGGCCGAGACGTCCGTGGCCGAGTTCGAGCGGGTCCGCTCGGCGAAGGTGCGGGGCGCGGCCCACCTCGACGAGCTGCTCGGCGACACCCCGCTCGACGCCTTCGTGCTGTTCTCGTCGATCGCGGCCACCTGGGGCAGCGGCGGCCAGGGCGCCTACTCCGCGGCCAACGCGGCGCTCGACGCCGTCGCCGGAGCGCGCCGGGCCCGCGGCCTGACCGCGACGTCGGTCGCCTGGGGCCCGTGGGCCGGGCCCGGCCTGGCCGAGGGCGAGGCCGGCGTCCAGATGGCGCGGCGCGGGGTGCCCGGGCTGCCGCCGGAGCGGGCGGTCGCGGAGCTGGTCGCGGCGATCGAGCGGGACGAGCCGGCGGTCGTCGTCGCGGACGTCGACTGGACGCGGTTCGTGCCGGCGTTCACCGCGCAGCGCCCGAGCCCGCTGCTCGGCGAGCTGCCCGAGGTCCGCGAGGTCCTGGCGCTCGAGCCGGCGTCCGGCGGCGCGGTCGCGGAGATCCTCGGCACCGCCGAGGGCCCCGAGCTGGACCGGCTGCTGCTCGACATCGTGCGCGGCGAGATCGCCGTGGTGCTCGGGCACGCGACACCGGAGTCGGTGGACGTCCGCCAGCCCCTGCGCGACCTCGGCCTCGACTCGCTGGCGTCGGTCGAGCTGCGCAACGGCCTGTCCCGCGCGACCGGGCTCAGCCTGCCGAGCACGCTGGTCTTCGACCACCCGACGGCGGAAGCGCTGGCCGCGCACCTGCGCACCCGCGTCGAGCCGGCCGCGACCGGGCTCGCCGAGGAGCTCGACCGCCTCGAAGCCGGTCTCACGGCGGCGGGCCCGGCGGACCGCGGCCGGGCGCTGGCCCGGCTGGAGGTCCTGCTCGCTCAGTGGCGCGAGGACCGCGAATCGATCGCGGAGCGCCTCGATTCGGCCGACGACGACGAGATGTTCCGGCTGCTCGACACCGAATTCGGCATCTCCTGA
- a CDS encoding type I polyketide synthase, giving the protein MLENLRWVTLELHQAREKLRAAEEPIAVVGTGCRYPGGVTTPEDLWRLLDGGTDAITEFPGDRGWDVESLHRPDEPGHSSTRHGGFLAEPGAFDAGFFGMSPAAAEVTDPQHRLLLELSWEAIERAGIDPVSLRGSRTGVFAGTMYADYGTGAADADLAGRVLMGTSGSLASGRIAYTFGFEGPALTLDTACSSSLVAVHLAVQALRRGECTLALAGGATVLATPSVFVEFSRQRGLSADGRCKAFGAGADGTGFAEGAGVLLLERLSDARRLGHPVLAVVRGSAVNSDGASNGLTAPNGPAQQRVIAQALADARLAPSDVDAVEAHGTGTALGDPIEAQALLAAYGQDRAEPLWLGSVKSNLGHTQAAAGVAGLLKMILALRHGVLPKTLHADEPSPHVDWTAGAVSLLTSPQPWPAGDRPRRAGVSSFGVSGTNAHVILEEAPAAEPAASSPDVPEAPWVLSARSAAALRGQAARLLSLADENPLDVAHSLLISRSRFEHRAVVLGADRRRGLAALAAGEEASTVVTGLADAGPDAVFVFPGQGSQWAGMGRELLETSPVFAARLAECAAALVPFTDFDLLRVLRRGDELDRVDVVQPALWAVMVSLAALWEAHGVRPAAVLGHSQGEIAAACVAGALSLSDGARVVALRSRALAALSGQGGMVSVRLPLAEVEELLSPGLAIAAVNGAASVVVSGEPSALDDLVEKCGEHAKRIPVDYASHSAQVDSLRERLLADLAPIRPRPADVPFVSTVTASVFDTTGLDAEYWFTNLRRPVLFDPALRAVLAEGWTTFVELSPHPVLTLGMQQTAPGAVVAGALRRGDGGLGRVRLALAELAVRGIDVDWALPAGRRIDLPTYAFDHRNHWLTTRTALSRESEPEVGSPPHFHVKVLGLSGGEQRRELVKLVRSAAAAVLGHPSADDVEPGGSFRELGFDSAAGVQLRNRLAAATGLELPVTVVFDHPTAAALAEHLLGELSGTASDGLDRHLDALESGLRDLDGAARAHVLTRLRTLVAAGPDAGAELADATADEMFALLDEELGAAK; this is encoded by the coding sequence CCCGGCGGCGTCACGACGCCCGAGGACCTCTGGCGGCTGCTCGACGGCGGCACCGACGCCATCACCGAGTTCCCCGGCGACCGCGGCTGGGACGTCGAAAGCCTGCACCGGCCGGACGAACCGGGGCACTCCAGCACCCGCCACGGCGGTTTCCTCGCCGAGCCGGGCGCGTTCGACGCCGGGTTCTTCGGCATGTCCCCGGCCGCCGCCGAGGTCACCGACCCGCAGCACCGGCTCCTGCTCGAACTGTCCTGGGAGGCCATCGAGCGGGCCGGCATCGACCCGGTGTCGTTGCGCGGCAGCCGGACCGGGGTGTTCGCCGGGACGATGTACGCCGACTACGGCACCGGCGCGGCCGACGCGGACCTCGCCGGCCGCGTGCTGATGGGTACGTCCGGTTCGCTGGCATCGGGCCGGATCGCCTACACCTTCGGCTTCGAGGGCCCGGCGCTGACCCTGGACACCGCCTGCTCGTCGTCGCTGGTCGCGGTGCACCTGGCGGTGCAGGCGCTGCGCCGCGGCGAGTGCACGCTCGCGCTCGCGGGCGGGGCGACGGTGCTCGCGACGCCGTCGGTGTTCGTCGAGTTCTCGCGCCAGCGCGGGCTTTCCGCCGACGGGCGCTGCAAGGCGTTCGGCGCGGGCGCCGACGGCACCGGCTTCGCCGAGGGCGCCGGTGTCCTGCTGCTGGAACGGCTTTCCGACGCCCGCCGGCTCGGGCACCCGGTGCTGGCCGTGGTGCGCGGCTCGGCGGTGAACTCCGACGGCGCGTCCAACGGCCTGACCGCGCCGAACGGTCCCGCGCAGCAGCGGGTCATCGCGCAGGCGCTCGCCGACGCGCGGCTCGCACCGTCCGATGTAGACGCCGTCGAGGCGCACGGGACCGGCACCGCGCTGGGCGACCCGATCGAGGCGCAGGCGTTGCTGGCGGCGTACGGGCAGGACCGGGCGGAGCCGCTGTGGCTCGGGTCGGTCAAGTCGAACCTCGGTCACACCCAGGCCGCCGCCGGCGTCGCCGGGCTGCTGAAGATGATCCTGGCGCTGCGGCACGGAGTGCTGCCGAAGACGTTGCACGCCGACGAGCCGTCGCCGCACGTGGACTGGACGGCGGGTGCGGTTTCGTTGCTGACGTCGCCTCAGCCGTGGCCCGCCGGGGACCGGCCGCGCCGGGCCGGGGTGTCGTCGTTCGGGGTCAGCGGGACCAACGCGCACGTGATCCTGGAAGAGGCGCCCGCCGCCGAACCGGCGGCCTCGTCCCCGGACGTTCCCGAGGCACCGTGGGTGCTGTCCGCCCGGAGCGCCGCGGCGTTGCGCGGTCAGGCCGCGCGGCTGCTGTCCCTGGCGGACGAGAACCCGCTCGACGTCGCTCATTCGCTGCTGATTTCGCGCAGCCGGTTCGAGCACCGGGCGGTCGTGCTCGGCGCGGACCGGCGCCGGGGGCTCGCGGCGCTCGCCGCGGGCGAAGAAGCGTCCACTGTGGTCACCGGGCTCGCCGACGCCGGGCCGGACGCGGTGTTCGTCTTCCCCGGCCAGGGTTCCCAGTGGGCCGGGATGGGCCGCGAGCTGCTGGAAACGTCTCCGGTGTTCGCCGCCCGGCTGGCCGAGTGCGCGGCCGCGCTGGTGCCGTTCACCGACTTCGACCTGCTGCGCGTGCTGCGCCGCGGGGACGAGCTCGACCGCGTCGACGTCGTCCAGCCCGCGCTGTGGGCCGTGATGGTGTCGCTGGCCGCGCTGTGGGAAGCCCACGGCGTCCGGCCCGCGGCCGTGCTGGGGCACAGCCAGGGCGAAATCGCCGCCGCCTGCGTCGCGGGCGCACTGTCCCTTTCGGACGGTGCGCGCGTGGTGGCGCTGCGCAGCCGCGCGCTCGCCGCGTTGTCCGGCCAGGGCGGCATGGTTTCGGTCCGGCTGCCGCTCGCCGAGGTCGAAGAGCTCCTGTCGCCGGGGCTTGCGATCGCCGCGGTCAATGGGGCCGCGTCGGTGGTCGTGTCCGGCGAACCGTCCGCATTGGACGATCTCGTCGAAAAGTGCGGTGAGCACGCGAAACGGATCCCGGTGGACTACGCGTCCCACTCCGCGCAGGTCGACTCGCTGCGGGAGCGGCTGCTGGCCGACCTCGCGCCGATCCGGCCGCGCCCGGCCGACGTCCCGTTCGTCTCGACGGTGACCGCGTCGGTGTTCGACACCACCGGCCTGGACGCGGAGTACTGGTTCACGAACCTGCGCCGGCCGGTGCTGTTCGACCCGGCGTTGCGGGCCGTGCTGGCCGAAGGCTGGACGACGTTCGTCGAGCTCAGCCCGCACCCGGTGCTGACGCTGGGGATGCAGCAGACGGCGCCGGGCGCGGTCGTCGCCGGTGCGCTGCGCCGCGGCGACGGCGGCCTCGGCCGGGTCCGGCTGGCACTGGCCGAGCTGGCCGTCCGCGGCATCGACGTCGACTGGGCGCTGCCCGCGGGACGGCGGATCGACCTGCCCACCTACGCGTTCGACCACCGCAACCACTGGCTCACCACCCGGACGGCACTTTCACGTGAAAGTGAGCCGGAGGTGGGCTCTCCGCCTCACTTTCACGTGAAAGTGCTGGGGCTGAGCGGGGGCGAGCAGCGGCGGGAACTGGTGAAGCTGGTCCGCTCCGCCGCGGCGGCCGTGCTCGGCCACCCCTCGGCCGACGACGTCGAGCCGGGCGGGTCGTTCCGCGAGCTGGGCTTCGACTCGGCGGCGGGCGTCCAGCTGCGCAACCGCCTCGCCGCGGCGACCGGGCTGGAGCTGCCGGTGACGGTGGTGTTCGACCACCCGACCGCCGCCGCGCTGGCCGAACACCTGCTGGGCGAGCTGTCGGGCACGGCGTCGGACGGCCTCGACCGCCACCTCGACGCGCTCGAGTCCGGCCTGCGCGACCTCGACGGCGCCGCGCGCGCCCACGTGCTGACCCGGCTCCGGACGCTCGTCGCGGCCGGGCCGGACGCCGGCGCGGAGCTGGCGGACGCCACGGCCGACGAGATGTTCGCCCTGCTCGACGAAGAACTGGGTGCCGCCAAGTGA